The following nucleotide sequence is from Chloracidobacterium validum.
GGAGCGGGCAATGGAGTCCCTCGCCAGGGAAACTGTCAGCGTTGCGGGAGAGGTGGCGAGTTGAAGTCACGCGCGCCTTCAGATGACCACTACCGCGACATTCTGACCGTTCCAAATGTCATTACCCTCTTTCGCATTCTCCTGGTACCGGTTTTCGTGGTGTGCTTTTTGCGCGGGTGGTTTTGGTGGGCGACGGCCGCCTTTGCCCTTGCCGGGCTGTCAGATGCTGTGGACGGCTGGTTGGCGCGCCGCCTGAATGCCCAGAGCCGGCTTGGACAAGCGCTCGATCCAATTGCGGATAAACTGCTGATGCTCTCTAGTTACATCGTCATGGCGATTCCCTCTGAGGCGAACGTCCCGATTCCCTGGTGGTTGTCCAGCGTGGTCATTGGGCGGGATATTGGTATCGTGACTGCTGCGGCTATCATTGCGCACGTCACCGGCTTTCAAGATTTCAAGCCATCATTGGCCGGCAAAATCAGCACGTTTTGCCAGGTAGCGCTCATTGTCCTGTACTTGATTGCCCAAGTCTGGGCGGCAATCCGGCCACTCCTGCCGACCTGGGTGGCCGTTGTTTTTGTCATGACGCTTTATTCCGG
It contains:
- a CDS encoding CDP-alcohol phosphatidyltransferase family protein, with the protein product MKSRAPSDDHYRDILTVPNVITLFRILLVPVFVVCFLRGWFWWATAAFALAGLSDAVDGWLARRLNAQSRLGQALDPIADKLLMLSSYIVMAIPSEANVPIPWWLSSVVIGRDIGIVTAAAIIAHVTGFQDFKPSLAGKISTFCQVALIVLYLIAQVWAAIRPLLPTWVAVVFVMTLYSGLHYIWFVVGEVQAFRRQAGGRPS